The Solea senegalensis isolate Sse05_10M linkage group LG12, IFAPA_SoseM_1, whole genome shotgun sequence DNA segment ATTCATACATGTCGTGGCATGGATAATCCGAAAGGTCTTATACAGTGGAATACATCCATGCTGATTCTAGTAATAGCTTTGTAGTGTGGAGCCATTTTGTCCATCTCTGCATTGGTCATTAAGGATTTCCAGAAGGCActttttttgctgtgtgtgtgtgtgtgtgtgtgcagagagagggaaatgaGAGAGGGGGGGGGTTCAAAGATACGTGTGTGGCttgagacagagaaagaacGAGAGAAAGGCAGGTGTGCatggctgtctgtctgcctgtagGTCTGCGTGTCTGAattctttgtgtatgtgtaatcAATGCACTAAAGCAAACACAAGGAACCCTACATTTTACTGAGTGCAGTCTGCTCCTCAAGCACCTGCAGGTAATCAGGCGTTCCTTGGAGCTTGGCTTTCAGTTCATAATACTCACTTTTTCTCTGCTCCACCACAATCTTACTGTGGTTCCCACCAATCAGAGATGACTTCTTCATCTTTTTATCCAGTGTTTTTTCGGGGTAGCGGATTTCGTACCCGCCCATCCCTATACTGTTGAAATCCCTTTTGCTGTCCAAGAAGTTCTGAATGAACATGCTAGATTCTCGGTTGGGGAGGAACTCCTCAAGTTCGTCGATGGTGCTGAGGCGTTTGTTGCGCTCCAGGGTGGAAAGAGCCTCTTTATCCTTGTCGCTGCTGTTCCGGAAGATgatcttctgtctctgtgagtcGGCAAACTTGAACCCGGCGTCCATGTCGGAGGAGCGTCCGATTCCGCAGGTGTGGCTCTTGCCAATGTGCTCAATAGTCTGGGGGATGAACGTCTCCCCTCCCAGGTCATCTCCTGGGATAGAACCTTTTTTGCCAGATTTATGGTTGTGTCTGCGGAGTTGCAATGACATCGAGCCACATTCCTGATTCCCTAGCCCCTCCTGCCTGCCCACTGGTTTTTTATTCCGTCTCAGAACAAAGACTAAAAGGCAGAAGGccacaaacacagtcagtatTAGCACTACAAGGATGCTCAGGATCATAATTGAGAGAGGCACAGGTCCTCCTGGTGGTGCTTTGCCAACCCCAGCAGGCGACAGTGAGGTCAAAACAGGGGTGGCGCTAGTGAGAATTAATGGTGGCCTTGCAATGAGCTTAGGGCATAAGATCTCATTTTTCAAGAGACGCAGCTCAATGTTGGCGAACTGCACAGGGGAGGCACATTTCACCTCTTTAGCAGCCACTCCATCACTTAGCTTTTCTAGCCAGAGTTTGAGGGCGACCAGATCACACGAACACTCCCATGGGTTCCCCTCCAGGTCTATCTGGGTCAATGATTGCAGCTGGTCCAGGACACCGCTCACTGGTAGGGTCATGAAGTGATTGTTTTTCAGATTCAGTCGGGCTAAAGATACACCCGCAAATACGTAGGCGGGGAGACTCCTCAAAACATTGTTGTTGAGATACAGGAGTTGCAGATTCGGCATGGAGTCAAATGTGCCGGCTAAGATTTCTTTTATGGCATTGTATTCCAAATACAGGTACTGTAGGTTCGTGAGGCCCAAAAACATCTCGGGATGTAACTGTTCGAGCTGGTTTCCATTCAAATACAGTCTCCTTAAGTTAGTGAAGTTAGCGAACACACCTTTCTGGACCGTGGCAATTTGGTTACTGCCAAGGTGTAACAAATCTAAGCCCTCAAACCCTTGGAAATCAATCGGACTTATGTCACGTATGTAATTCCCACTTAGATGAAGTTTCTTGGCGTTCGGGGGTCTGGGAATGAGTTCAGCCAGAGTTTTAATGTTCCTCTCTTGACAGCTGACACTAATGCCAAAGTCAGACGGGTGGGCTTTACAACTGCAGGGCTGTGGACACAATGGAGGGGTCCGTGTCTGAAAGGAAACAATCTGACTATTTCTTCCAAAGGGGGGCAAACCAGCCACAATGCCGTTTCCGTAAATCTTGGATGAGTCTGTGGTTTTTGGCGCTTTTGTGGCCATGGGCACCATCGTAGTTGGGGACATTTTGGAAGGTGACTGTCCATTATCCGGTGGCGGCATTCTTacatcaaagtcacttcctgttcccaTGGGACAAAGCTCCTGTTTGTTGGTTTCTTTCAGGAGCCTCCCGTACAAATCACTTGGTGTTTCACATATGGCCTCaccaataaaaatattatagGGCATGTTTTCAAGCCACGCCTTGAGGGGCGCTAAATCACAGGTACAGTTCCAGGGGTTGTCATCCAGTTGCAGCTCTACGATGCGCCCTATATGCTCCAGAACCCCCAAATAGGGAAGCTTCTGGATCCTGTTCCCCCTTATATCCAGATGTGTGAGAGAGGCGAAGCGAAATATGTTGTCAGGAAGTGCCTGTATGAGATTGTCATTCAGGATCAGCACTTTTAGCCTGTGCAGTTTGTTAAAAGCTCCCTTTTCTATGTATTTTATCAGGTTGTAGTCAGCCTGGAGGTATTCCAAGTTTTCTATCCCTTGGAAAGTGTCCGCACGTAGCACCTTTAACTCATTGTTGTTCAGGTGCAGCTGTTTCAATGCAGCCATTCCCAGGAACGCTCCGCCCTCGATGTTCTGCAGTTTATTGTTCcccagctgcagggacacagcgTGGGTGAAGTTCAGGAACGAGTTCGGATAGAGTACGATTAAGAAGTTGTTCTGGAAGTTGAGGTGGTACAGTGACGACGCCGGTGGGATGAGCTGCGTGGGTCGGTAGACAGTGATCTTCTCGCAGTTGACATAAAGCACATTCTCAACCGACATGCAGGAGCAGGCGCTGCAGGTCTCGGCCATCAAGTCCGAGGCGGATGGGTCTGCCATCGGGGGTCCGTCCGAcatggagggggaggagagggaggaggagagggagccGGAGAAACAGGAGGAAAAGGCTGCCAGCAGGAGTACGAGCAGCATCTCGCCGGTTAGAAATCCTCCCCCAGAAAACCATTTAGTAAcctttgaagaaaaaaagggtgCAGGCACAAGCGTTGAGATACATACAGCAAGCCCAGAGAAGCacatacacgcacgcacacagagagaaagcaaaCCATCAAAATGCATATCTGATATTGATTTGGCTTTCATTTCAATATTAGTCAATACACATAttgctttaatgttttaattaaaatcttGCACAACACAGCAATCTACAAGTACAATGATAGCACTTTTGTGTTGGAATCATTGCAAGCTTTGACTTTGACTCAGTGGTTCAATCACTGGACAAGACAAACATTTGATGCAGATTATTCAGTGTtgccggaaaaaaaaaaaagtaccatatGCTGTATAAATTACTCATGTCCAGCAAGTGCTGCATCTCTGCATCTTATTCTGACAAATCATGAAGCATCGTCTCGGAGAACGTctaaggcagcagcagcacgactCTTATAATCTCCCCCTCAAAGCACATTCAACAGAATCAAAGTCAAGCGGCTGCAGCTTTCTTTTCACATAGGGCTCTCATTTGAACGCAGTATAGCATCCCTAAGCAGGTTATTTAGGAAAGCAAGTGTGAAAccaaagaggggggaaaaaggggaATTGGGACTATGCCCATTCCTGCTGAGAGGAGGTTTGAGCGGCATCCATTTATCATACAGCAGATGCTGCCACATTTCACACCAAATtcacaaaaatcaaatcaagtaaaaaaacaacaactaataaTAGTactacaaacaataaaataaaaatcagtggTGGaatctaaataataataatatttaaaataaatcttacCCAAAGCTGAGGTGGTGGTGAATGCGGCTCCCTCTGGAGTCACGGAGCAGGGTTGGTGAGACATGGATGGAGAGGGACGGTCCTTCCAAAGCCGTGGAAGTGGAACGCAGACAGTTCGCGGGGAGGCGCAACAAGAATTCTGCGGCCCCTATATCTCCATGTGTAGGCAACTGTGTAGGAAGCCCCGGCCAAGAAAACTGAAAAGGAGGGATGCGGTGGTGgagggggtgaggaggagggggagagagcgagagaggaagagagagagagagagagagagattggggCTCCGATATCACCCGATGCGTCTCTTGCTGACAGGCTCCTCTTGCTTAGAAAAATCACCCCTCTGGTCGTTTGGTCCCCAAGGTGGTTGTACTACCTCCATGGGAGAGCATTCATTTGGTTGCAGGGGAGATAGAGAAGGACtgaaaagggagagagagagagaggaagggagggagggagaggcagaCAGCTTTTAGAGATCTTGACGGCGCGTCCGGTGACTCCAAGGCGTGAAAAAAGAAGGCGCTTGACGGTAGGTGATGCGGGAAAATAAGTCCATCATTatagtttgttctttttaaaaataataataataatacggaGAAACTGGCTGAGTGAGATTAAAAAGGGGTGAGGATGATTAACACTGTGCGTCTGGGCTTCAGCTCCGCTCAGCAACCTCCATCCATCCAAGGAATAAATACTGGTTTGTTTCAAAGCGGAGTTGCGCACCGGGATAATGGCTCAGATGGAAGGAGCGACCAAAAACGCTCCCATCAGTGTGCCATTTTTTCTATCTAAGAAGCATTAATCCAATCAATTATTTTAAGCccatggaaaaaacaaacaaacagttgttTCTCTTTACAGTTCAGTTTATCTGCAGATGAAATGGTCAGTCTCCATCGGATGTGAGTGGATTTGAGAcgcaaaaaaaaggcagaaaagcacagagagaaaccagagaaacaaGTCAGGACAACAGATGGCCGGTgcgtaaaaaaatgaataatgcagTTATTCAGCCTTTAATCCGCTGCGGTGGAAGTGAGGAGCTGGAAACTCCGCGCGTTCTCTCCCGCTCCCATCGGTCCATAAATAAATGGTGATCAGAATGGAACTTGTAAAGGAAAGCTGGGATTGTTTTAAGTCCTTGTTCCAAAAAACGCATACGATCCAATTCTGAGTTAGAAGAGAGGAACGCgcgtgtgtcttttttttccccctctttcctCCACTCCTGTAAAGACAGAGCAGTATCCGTGGAAGGCGCACGAGTGTGTGCTGCTGGCTCCTTCTGCAGCCGCATTCACTGAGCTGAGCAACACACACGACTAACGAAACACAGGAGAATGCAgcgatggagagagggagggagggagggagagagagagagagaggtggaggttCTTTCATAcgctgagaagaaaaaaagaaaaaaaatacttcagaCCTTGAAATAGATCTGcaagtttacattttattggttttattttgtattctgtaactgtttatcattattattattattattatcattattattatcttgtAATTATCAAAGGCTATATTCAGATATTTTACATGGAGctactataattattatattataatgtcattgtcctttctgtttattcacttatttataCATCCATCATGTTAAAACCAAGAGCTCAAGGATGAATTAAGATGAAAGCGGATCAAATTTccctgtgtgagagagaggggtgtATGTGCTCCAAACTGGCCACAGGGCTGCGCCTGTGAGCGGCATTTTAAATAGGAGGGATAGAGAAAATAGAggatgcaggaggaggaggagagggagttATTATTCAACAGTGCAGCAGTAaggcaggggggaaaaaaatggaggaGGTGGGAAATCAGTCAATCAGATGCTCATGTGGTTCACATATTTCTCTGCCTGTGCATTTTTACAGGAAGAGAATGGATcagagacgaggagaggaggacaggagCCTTAAGGTATATGATGCCATCTCTGCTTCAAATGGTTGATAAAGAttaaacatctatctatctatctatctatctatctacctatctttATTCATGAGGAGTCCCATGTCTTTGTGTAGAGGCAGCATGGCACCGTGCCCACGCTCGCTTCGCTCCTCCTTACAGCTGACACCCACGGGAGACAAGGGAGTCGGACCTGAAACCTGACAAGTGTTTCAGCCTCACCGGAAGCCTCACCTCTGGTTTCCTCTTGCAACAGGTGCCAAGTGACCCACACAGGGATACAACccaggagagaaaggaaagatGGGAAGTATGGATTTCAGCAGGCCAGAGCAAGCAGTGCAGAGTGCAATGTCACATATTTAGTCATTAAGGTTTtcaagggaaaaacaaaaggttaatTAGGTTCAAATGGGGTTATCCTGGATATTGTGGATTCAAAATTACAATAGGCTGTTGATTTATGTCATTATTTggttattaatgtatttattgggACCATTTACATCATAGTTTTAATGATGTAAGtaagatttattcattttttctgTCTCCTATATTCATCTGCTGGTGTTGATTCCTTAAAGAAACACAGAACTGAAATATCATTCATTTAATGAAGGTATTATTTAACTTTAAGTTTTAAGTGAAACAGCTCTTGTGTCCTGTTTGAGAGACACATTAAATGACAATAAGCTAAGACAAAAGAGTGTGCACGTTAAGGCAAGTGTAAAGCCTCAATAATCTATTAGTCCATGCTTTCACAAAGATAAAGAGCCATCACTCCACACAGCCAGCGGGTAATTAAAGACCCTTCGTGTTTTGATGGAACATGCACTCTCAGTTCTCTCGCTGAGCTCAAACAGGCAGCcttttaaagtgatagttcagtttttttattgcttGTCTGATACATAATCAGGGCTGACTGTGATGAGCATGCCTCTTTCTGACCCCCGGAGCAGTGTGACAACCCCAGAGTCGTACTTTTAGCTCACTTTCAAGCATTAAGCCTAATACATTATATTCCTGCTTTAGTCTACAATATGTTAAGAATATGTGAATCACTTGATCTCACCATTAAACGGCATTTACCAACTGGAAAATATaccaaaatccatagagaaaatgtttaGCTCATTTGGACACGGTCCAATGCTGCACTGTTTTATTAGCTTGTGTCACTTAgttaaatccaaatgaaggattgCACACTCAGAAGTCACCAAATAACACAAGTGAACTCACTGGTGGAGGCAGTAGTGGATTAAGATTAAGATCTTTGTTTATGTGACTAAAACCTGTTCGATTTGCTGGCAgccgtgttttcagtgagagtgagtgccCAAGTCTCATCGCACGTCAGAAAACCTGTAGTGTCCCTTTAATGCCACCTATTCTgccatatatgtgtgtgcgcgtgctgATATTTGACAGTCTTGGACATGTTCCTAAACTGGCTGAGTGTCCTGAGGGAAGCAGGCCTACGAGAGAAAGAGCCAGACAGTTGGCAAAGCCTCTGCTTCCGTCTCAGCTGTTGTTGGTAGTCGGGCCATGTGGCTGAGACACAGCTTCCTGTGTCCAGACAAtggaacaattaaaaaaaagataaaaaaaagaatatcgTGTCCTTAATCCTGTTTGTCGGATTAAAATGAAGCATTGTAATCTGTGTTTAAATGCATCCATGCATGTGTCACTtccctcgttctctctctctcttgtccctCACAGCCACTGTGAATGCTGAGTATGTGCCTCTCCTGCTGGGAGTTAAGTGTTTGATGTGTTGCCCCCATCTGGACACAAAACTAACTGCACTCCATTCACAGGACTTTCAGGTAATGAGGCTCAGGTGAGGCCTGTTCACTGTGTCCTCCTCATCTGAGCTTGGCACATTATCAAGCTCACTGATCAATGGTTCTGGCCTGTTTCTGTCACGTACACCTGTTGTCATGCTTGCAGGTGCttgccagcagcagcactgatgcAAAACTAATATTGATTCAAATCCGACATGAGCCGAAAGCCAATGTATTTCTCTGTCACTGAAATAGAAGTATTAAATTACTGGGAAAACCCACGGCAACAACACATGGTGTTGTGAATGagaattatgtttgttttttgatgcaCAATTTAAATGGAAAAGCGGCACACTTTGGCattttttaaagtcacaaaaCCTCATTTCCATAGCACTTTACCCCAACCATGGTTAAATAGAATAACCATCATTTGAGTAGCAGCTTTTGTACACACTCAACCAATTTCAGGGTtgagtgtgtaacatttaggagggtttatttgcAGAATTTTAATATACTACTCATACCTATGTCTACAACAGTGTATTTTGGCCatactaaagaaaaaaaaatgtaaatttcgagaataaagtcataatattatgagaatcaAGTATTAATATTATCAGATAAGGTCTTTTTTGGTGGTGTGCCAAAAGATTCAAAATGCCATAAATCATTGGCAACCCTGAGATGCCATGATCATAATCACAGGAGTTTCAGTCATTCTtccaaaattccaaaatcttGATTGTTTCTTGGGAATCTTTAAAACCTCTTTGAATATCATGCACATGTAACACGTGGCAACCTGACAGTCGACGACCACCAGTCATATCAGAGcatgtgtttgctgttgtgaagcagaagcttactacacaaaacaaaagaagaaggagaaccCAAGGGTGCACTGCACTTTGGAAAGGAAAGGGTTAGTGCAGGAGTCCCCAATTTGTTATGATCTGTCGTCACACCATTtgatttcactcattcataagAAACAGGTCACATGCTGGCATCTCATTGAATATGTAATAACATAAGATAGCATAGTCAGGTCACCATTGGTTTTACCTGCCTTGACTTAATAACTACCACCAAATGTTGGAGGGATTTTAGGTTATGGCCTAGGGGACAGGCAGCTCTATAGTTAATCTGAATACTCGATGCTCGGTGCTGTTTTACATGCGAGCAGCAGCATTCTGCACCCGCTGAGGCCGAGACACTATGTGATGACAGACTTGTAGAAGCTGCATTACAGGTGTGGTACAGGGAGGTGAATGCTAGCAGCAACAGGCAGAaagtttgccaaaaaaaatgacatcactgacagcGGCTTTGAGATGTACGGGGCGTTCTGGCTGAAGTCGAAACAGTTTGTGTggcaaaataccatgtagagcaTTGATATTGACTGGCATTGCTAACAATGATTAGCTGGGAATTATCATTGCCAGTTCTGACTCCAAGTTTCGATGTTAATGGAACACAGCCTTAAAAACCCCATGACAGGGCTGCAGGCCTTCCCCTTTATTTacgtatgaaaaaaaaaacatgccgtGAGGGAGGGACTTTGGAGTTTAGATTTGCCAGTAGCGCCGCTGCAGCTACGACACAGCGTGACGACATCGCTAAACAGAGAGTGAAAAAGTATTGcacacagatgctgctgctgaagtgctGACGACTGAGAAACCAGATTAACAATGGGAAAATATCTTGCACGCTCTTGCTTCACATTCATGCATTTTTTATTATCTGACAGTGATGATGTTTCAGGCCTTCTATAAGGTCAGAAAGATTATGACTCAATTCATAATGAGGGTCAGTCCTACTTGACACGTGAATCACAACCTTAACCTCCACCTGTTggcaaatggtctgtatttatatagcacgtttctagtcttgatgagcactccactttattgttttaactgTACAACTGTAcatcaaaggagaaaaaaaataatacccACTATAAGAAACACTCATTACCTcatttatgaagccctaaaagtccataacaatcagttcagccactgctgagagtgcaGGGCTTGaatgttttcctgagctctatgaagcggaacggcacttccgttgactagttacgtAACTGGCAAATTTAACCACTCCTCTAAACcacagcgcctcctagtccgggcacatccagtgACGTACttatagaagaagaagaactactctcgttgtagctgctgagctctgTACGGGTTgtacgagagtagttcttcttcttcttcttctcctatggttgaaagtagcaatataaagcaggacacattaccaaacttcacctaaaggaaggagcagtgccaacaatacgtatataactgtctttgtgtgcttgttttgtcgccTAGCATTAGCTATAGCCGGCTACACGCTAAGCTAGATGctatctcggtaaccacaacgttatccaagctacaggcgtcctgcagcagtctttcacttgcCACAGTatcttctgactctgggtcagactccggatcaaatgtGAAAGGGAttacggcattactcaatgttttgataattgctagcagtgtatccgcctttccagagggggagctgcggatctgagagctgacgtgccatttacgtcacttccaggtaactggccaatcacaagacagtctgTGTTCTGGTTgtggtgtggttttggtctgaaacagcacggctgacgagagcgtcagtgatgagacatttacatcggctcgtttgtggtgactaggaggttttttaccataaaaacgacttcatgtttgtaagtacacctccatatctcacatataagagAGATAGGACCTTGCTATGGCCGCTTAAATCATATTCAGACCATGTGGTGGCAGAGTTTTTAAGAGGTGAATTTAAACGTGTTGAATAGTGGCGTAGAGGAAAGTTCAGAGTGCTGtttctgaggaagaggatgatgatgagtgagGCCACACAGGCCAAAATGCAGGCTCATCCCTGGGTTGAGGTGGCACAGCGCTTGAACTCCTCTGAACTCAAGATGAGTCATCGCCATCATCCTACGTACAAATGCTGTAGCTATGACCGCTCAGATAACTGTGCCATAGGCTACTCAAGTGTCAAAGATAAGTAATAAAGTTTTCTATAGCAAATACAATCATGTCAACATTCTTATCAGTCTACTGTAAATTTAGACAATTAAGACAGGCTGATGCATTACAGTTGAACAGGCAAGGCAAGCAATTGCTGAAATCGGGGCCCCTgagggcagaaaaaaaaacccaaattgATCATTTAAgtttgcattatttattatttatgatgagTGAGAGTAATGTTTCCTCATAACTACCCTTTTAATGTTCTTACTGAATATGAAATACTGATTACCCGGTAAAAGATGAACACATCTAAATTAATAAATTTCATTCCTGATGCTGTGACACTCGTGATCCTACATTCACACTATATAGCAGTCGTATACTGCATACATCACGGTCGTGTGGCCACTCAGTAAAAACAGATCACTCATTATGTTtgcatgcacagtttaatcgagctgtAGCCGTAGCTCGACAGAGTCAAGCAAtaggacaacttgcagagtacATGCGGAGAAAATCCATTTATTGGTACGTCTGATTCCACCTCTGCAGGTGGCAATGTATCTCAAGCAAGTGTGTATAGAATAAAtctcctgttgacctttatatcacagaaaaacaaatggcaaACGACGAGATGGGcagtggttctgtatgttttgtatcTGCTGTTCATGTTAATCATGATGCAAATTCGATCAAGGATGGCTCTTGTGGTTCGAAGAAAGCCACCGCCGCCACCGTATGATTTGGGAGAAATTTAAAGACCCgggaggaaatgttggtgcatgGGCAGAAAGCCAAGTATGACTCCAGTCCCACTAAATGTATGCAGgaataatcagactatgaatcgcattatccaggtatgtttaTCTGACTAGGACTGAAATCAAACTttttacatgcatgtaaatgcagtgATGTGACCTGATGTGCAGTTTATGAATGTCTAATGTAAGCAGTAAAACTAGAGTGAGCTTTATGTGTGTGGGATTACTTTGTGGCAAGAAAAGGTGCAGCATTTTAATTTACACATGCAATCTAAAAAACCAttcaaagagaataaaaaacCCTAATATTTAAAGATTCTATGTGTAAGTTCATCACATCTGTCATTTCTTActgggaggaggtggagatgaTCCTGAAGGCTAGTTTGCAAAATTAGGTGtaattactgtatgtttaactTAACTTACTTAGACATaccactaaccctaaccataaccttagGAAACATAACcttaactatgacattgttTTACTTGATATATGGCGTTACCAGGTTATCTTGGCCCTAACCCAaacctcacttcttctccatgccGAACCCTAAACCCCGGGGTACACTTTTCCCCAAAATTGAGTTGTTTCTTGTGCGTGATATACTTAGAAGCtgtctcttcttccacttttctgaGCTCTTCGGAACTTCTACCTTGGGGAACAGCTCCCGGCGCCGGCTTTTCATTTGCATCCGGGCCTCAGTACGTCACTTCCGACACCACAGCCCTCAGCTGTAGGTTCCCCCACATGCTTGGAAGGGAAGTGATGAGACGGGTTGCAACAAAAGTGATCATTGGTGTCAACATCTCACTCAGTAATTAGTGTTCCACTCTGTACATTGGATATCTTCATGTTTTGTAGAGTAATAAAGAAAACTCGATACAGTTTCACATTGGTAGTTCATGGTTCTCATCATGTAGAGCTACCAACACTTGAAAATAACTGCATTTTGCAGATTCCATGTTGGCATCTCTGCAAGGCCTTGACGCCATAATTAGCACAACAAGGTCAACACATACTTCTTAGGTTCAGAGGCAGGTCTGCCTTGACATAGGGCAAGTCATGGCTTGAGTCTGAACAGTTAATAAAAGAGGTCACTGAAAAGCttttgtaaaataattaaaattctACATCAGGGATGTTTAGGTGCAGCAAATGTAGACTGACTGGGAGGACTCTGCTGCCGCTCTGCACCTCAATagtgtgtcatgttttctttacGTATCATAATGTAAAATGacataattcacaaaaatatAATTGCGTTGAGTAATTTAAGTGATATACATGCAGGCATATTGGGCTGAATCATAAAAGCCAGAATGGGTTGTTGGGGCTAGAACACACTTATCGCTGAGCTGAGCTCATTAATAACGAGCCAGAATTCACAGCACTGCTGCTAAACACGAAAGTCTGCGAATGAGTAATGAAGCTACATCATTAGTTATTCGAGTGCCTCCACCTCCTGTATCAATTTGACTTGAAAAGCCTGAACAGACTAGGGCAGCGCTGCAAAGGGTCTTCAAAGAGGAGATGTGATTTTggctttttttggtttttggcaGTTAGCATCTGTAATGTTATATTACTGCcttcttcttttatcttttttccttcctctcttctcttctgcaTCCCTCAGTCAAAAAAAGCCTGTCTAACGgtgagaaaaagcagcaaatatattcttaatatacacataaatataaa contains these protein-coding regions:
- the slitrk4 gene encoding SLIT and NTRK-like protein 4 isoform X1 — encoded protein: MLLVLLLAAFSSCFSGSLSSSLSSPSMSDGPPMADPSASDLMAETCSACSCMSVENVLYVNCEKITVYRPTQLIPPASSLYHLNFQNNFLIVLYPNSFLNFTHAVSLQLGNNKLQNIEGGAFLGMAALKQLHLNNNELKVLRADTFQGIENLEYLQADYNLIKYIEKGAFNKLHRLKVLILNDNLIQALPDNIFRFASLTHLDIRGNRIQKLPYLGVLEHIGRIVELQLDDNPWNCTCDLAPLKAWLENMPYNIFIGEAICETPSDLYGRLLKETNKQELCPMGTGSDFDVRMPPPDNGQSPSKMSPTTMVPMATKAPKTTDSSKIYGNGIVAGLPPFGRNSQIVSFQTRTPPLCPQPCSCKAHPSDFGISVSCQERNIKTLAELIPRPPNAKKLHLSGNYIRDISPIDFQGFEGLDLLHLGSNQIATVQKGVFANFTNLRRLYLNGNQLEQLHPEMFLGLTNLQYLYLEYNAIKEILAGTFDSMPNLQLLYLNNNVLRSLPAYVFAGVSLARLNLKNNHFMTLPVSGVLDQLQSLTQIDLEGNPWECSCDLVALKLWLEKLSDGVAAKEVKCASPVQFANIELRLLKNEILCPKLIARPPLILTSATPVLTSLSPAGVGKAPPGGPVPLSIMILSILVVLILTVFVAFCLLVFVLRRNKKPVGRQEGLGNQECGSMSLQLRRHNHKSGKKGSIPGDDLGGETFIPQTIEHIGKSHTCGIGRSSDMDAGFKFADSQRQKIIFRNSSDKDKEALSTLERNKRLSTIDELEEFLPNRESSMFIQNFLDSKRDFNSIGMGGYEIRYPEKTLDKKMKKSSLIGGNHSKIVVEQRKSEYYELKAKLQGTPDYLQVLEEQTALSKM
- the slitrk4 gene encoding SLIT and NTRK-like protein 4 isoform X2, whose amino-acid sequence is MLLVLLLAAFSSCFSGSLSSSLSSPSMSDGPPMADPSASDLMAETCSACSCMSVENVLYVNCEKITVYRPTQLIPPASSLYHLNFQNNFLIVLYPNSFLNFTHAVSLQLGNNKLQNIEGGAFLGMAALKQLHLNNNELKVLRADTFQGIENLEYLQADYNLIKYIEKGAFNKLHRLKVLILNDNLIQALPDNIFRFASLTHLDIRGNRIQKLPYLGVLEHIGRIVELQLDDNPWNCTCDLAPLKAWLENMPYNIFIGEAICETPSDLYGRLLKETNKQELCPMGTGSDFDVRMPPPDNGQSPSKMSPTTMVPMATKAPKTTDSSKIYGNGIVAGLPPFGRNSQIVSFQTRTPPLCPQPCSCKAHPSDFGISVSCQERNIKTLAELIPRPPNAKKLHLSGNYIRDISPIDFQGFEGLDLLHLGSNQIATVQKGVFANFTNLRRLYLNGNQLEQLHPEMFLGLTNLQYLYLEYNAIKEILAGTFDSMPNLQLLYLNNNVLRSLPAYVFAGVSLARLNLKNNHFMTLPVSGVLDQLQSLTQIDLEGNPWECSCDLVALKLWLEKLSDGVAAKEVKCASPVQFANIELRLLKNEILCPKLIARPPLILTSATPVLTSLSPAGVGKAPPGGPVPLSIMILSILVVLILTVFVAFCLLVFVLRRNKKPVGRQEGLGNQECGSMSLQLRRHNHKSGKKGSIPGDDLGGETFIPQTIEHIGKSHTCGIGRSSDMDAGFKFADSQRQKIIFRNSSDKDKEALSTLERNKRLSTIDELEEFLPNRESSMFIQNFLDSKRDFNSIGMGGYEIRYPEKTLDKKMKKSSLIGGNHSKIVVEQRKKQEN